In a genomic window of Thermus sp. LT1-2-5:
- a CDS encoding helix-turn-helix domain-containing protein, producing MVRLYAQAAIAAAAMPVVGFITGKVVGEASDKAPILAWTGVLVYATALAASYAHLRHYYARFDAEGVRAAPFIAFAVEAATFYLSFASVILGSTWALWGSLVGAGVVFWGNLTSMGLGLKGRLGAERRERAVSLEADLSRTSREGVFPPWNGTDAVRTPRDGTDPVRTPWNGNGTDAVPTPPPGEREAGTSWVREAPPVNGEAGAEEEGELSRLLEALSSPKGPSALARELSWPKSTVARRLKRLVEMGLVQSDGGVYRRAEGASA from the coding sequence ATGGTGAGGCTCTACGCCCAGGCGGCCATCGCCGCCGCCGCCATGCCCGTGGTGGGCTTCATCACCGGGAAGGTGGTGGGGGAGGCCTCCGACAAGGCCCCCATCCTGGCCTGGACGGGGGTTTTGGTCTACGCCACCGCCCTGGCCGCCAGCTACGCCCACCTAAGGCACTACTACGCCCGCTTCGACGCCGAGGGGGTGCGGGCCGCCCCCTTTATCGCCTTCGCGGTAGAGGCGGCTACCTTCTACCTCTCCTTCGCCTCCGTGATCCTGGGCTCCACCTGGGCCCTTTGGGGGAGCCTGGTGGGGGCGGGGGTGGTCTTCTGGGGGAACCTGACCTCCATGGGCCTCGGGCTCAAGGGGCGGCTGGGGGCGGAACGCCGGGAGAGGGCCGTGTCTTTGGAGGCCGATTTGTCCCGGACCAGCCGGGAGGGGGTGTTCCCCCCGTGGAACGGAACGGATGCCGTTCGCACCCCACGGGACGGAACGGATCCCGTTCGCACCCCATGGAACGGGAACGGAACGGATGCTGTTCCCACCCCGCCCCCGGGGGAACGGGAGGCCGGAACGTCCTGGGTACGGGAAGCCCCGCCCGTGAACGGAGAGGCCGGGGCGGAGGAGGAAGGGGAGCTTTCCCGGCTCCTCGAGGCCCTCTCCTCCCCCAAGGGGCCAAGCGCCTTAGCCCGGGAGCTCTCCTGGCCCAAGTCCACCGTGGCCCGCAGGCTCAAGCGCCTGGTGGAGATGGGCCTGGTGCAAAGCGATGGCGGCGTCTACCGCAGGGCGGAAGGGGCTTCCGCCTGA
- a CDS encoding sigma-70 domain-containing protein has translation MKDTIRLMAEAVRPLATREEVMRSFVAGDLEALGRHYYALALKEGLSRAHLLGEEALDLAQEVALKTHSALKAWRTGERKLPKLNSKGLTFWVVVEADRAVREWFYRNRGVGYTSSRLVAKVKQAAERLQGDLGRAPTPEEIAQELGVLTEVVEEALALAEAEAILSLDDTTEEGDTPYREFAGYDPHEREREEALAFEALEEAIERYGLRQKIGAEEAELLERFLEEGTLEEEELSRLEAALKQAMNKAAA, from the coding sequence ATGAAGGACACCATCCGGCTCATGGCAGAGGCGGTCCGGCCTTTGGCCACGAGGGAAGAGGTCATGAGGAGCTTCGTCGCCGGGGATCTGGAGGCTTTGGGGCGGCACTACTACGCCCTGGCCCTCAAAGAGGGGCTCTCCCGGGCCCATCTCTTGGGGGAGGAGGCCCTGGACCTGGCGCAGGAGGTGGCCCTCAAGACCCACAGCGCCCTCAAGGCCTGGCGGACGGGGGAGCGGAAGCTTCCCAAGCTCAACTCCAAGGGCCTCACCTTCTGGGTGGTGGTGGAGGCCGACCGCGCGGTGCGGGAGTGGTTCTACCGCAACCGGGGGGTGGGGTACACGAGCTCCCGCCTGGTGGCCAAGGTGAAGCAGGCCGCCGAGAGGCTTCAGGGCGACCTCGGGCGTGCCCCCACGCCGGAGGAGATCGCCCAGGAGCTTGGGGTCCTGACCGAGGTGGTGGAGGAGGCCCTGGCCCTGGCGGAAGCCGAGGCCATCCTGAGCCTGGACGACACCACGGAGGAAGGGGACACCCCTTACCGGGAGTTTGCGGGGTACGACCCTCACGAGCGGGAGCGGGAAGAGGCTCTGGCCTTCGAGGCCCTGGAGGAGGCCATCGAGCGCTACGGCCTCCGGCAGAAAATCGGGGCGGAAGAGGCGGAGCTTCTGGAGCGCTTCCTGGAGGAGGGCACCTTGGAGGAGGAGGAGCTTTCCAGGCTGGAGGCCGCCCTCAAGCAAGCCATGAACAAGGCGGCGGCGTAG
- a CDS encoding helix-turn-helix domain-containing protein translates to MEKDEKGRWGGFALDLPVYAWGKSTPEEVERSLAKGLALALLELQEGGQTPPPPGRPLTPEEEAERDREGYLLAYVEPHPVNPTSLELRRALKASGLTAREVAKRMGTTPSALSRLLDPFYFGHSLESLRRFARALGGEVRIQVVARAEG, encoded by the coding sequence TTGGAGAAAGACGAGAAAGGCAGGTGGGGGGGCTTTGCCCTGGACCTGCCCGTTTACGCCTGGGGCAAGTCCACCCCGGAGGAGGTGGAACGGAGCCTGGCCAAGGGTCTGGCCCTGGCCCTTCTGGAGCTCCAGGAGGGGGGCCAGACTCCTCCTCCCCCTGGCCGCCCCTTGACCCCCGAGGAGGAAGCGGAGAGGGACCGCGAGGGCTACCTCCTGGCCTACGTGGAGCCTCATCCTGTAAACCCCACGAGCCTGGAGCTCCGCCGGGCCTTGAAGGCCAGCGGCCTCACCGCCCGGGAGGTGGCCAAGCGCATGGGCACTACCCCTTCGGCCCTCTCCCGGCTCCTTGACCCCTTCTACTTCGGCCACAGCTTGGAGAGCTTGCGGCGCTTCGCTCGAGCCCTGGGCGGCGAGGTGCGGATCCAGGTGGTGGCCCGGGCGGAAGGCTAG
- a CDS encoding type II toxin-antitoxin system HicA family toxin, with the protein MPPRYRELRRWLRQAGFEPQSERGKGDHEVWKHPDGRLVVLDPGEDPPPIGTFKKILRDAGLPEAPFRERGKAGKRKKG; encoded by the coding sequence GTGCCTCCCAGGTACCGCGAGCTTCGGCGCTGGCTCAGGCAAGCGGGGTTCGAACCTCAGTCCGAAAGAGGCAAGGGAGACCACGAGGTGTGGAAGCACCCAGACGGGCGTCTGGTGGTCCTGGATCCCGGTGAGGACCCCCCTCCCATAGGCACCTTCAAGAAAATCCTCCGGGACGCCGGGCTTCCCGAAGCGCCCTTCCGGGAGCGGGGCAAGGCGGGGAAGCGGAAGAAGGGTTGA
- a CDS encoding single-stranded DNA-binding protein — MKITAKAYLARKPELIYTEKGVPIWKSSVAVQGRRKEDESLFMEVLAFNGLAEALGELDPGKGTYALLEGRLQTETYEGKEGKKTRLVLVLEAFAPLVRPKVSREATLEAEAKEGEPEEDLF; from the coding sequence ATGAAGATCACGGCCAAGGCGTACCTGGCGAGGAAGCCCGAGCTCATTTATACGGAAAAGGGCGTGCCCATCTGGAAGAGCTCGGTGGCGGTGCAGGGGCGGAGGAAGGAAGACGAGAGCCTCTTCATGGAGGTCCTGGCCTTCAACGGCCTGGCGGAGGCCCTGGGGGAGCTTGACCCAGGGAAGGGCACTTACGCCCTCCTGGAGGGGAGGCTTCAGACGGAGACCTACGAGGGGAAGGAGGGGAAGAAGACCCGCCTTGTCCTGGTCCTGGAGGCCTTTGCTCCCCTGGTACGGCCCAAAGTCAGCCGTGAGGCTACCTTGGAGGCGGAGGCC